AAAGAGCATCCTGAAGATCACATTAGAAACTGCCTAACCAGGATTGGATCTGCGCAATGAACATCTGAAATACCGGGTAGTCTGAGAACGCATAGGCCATCACGATAAAGAATGCAATGCCATACAATCCTCCATAGATATGCGCTGAGTGGTTCACGTTATCCCCTCCTCTCTTGTCCATATATGACGAGATAATTAGATAAAGCGCTCCGAAAATAAATCCTTTGATATCGATGGGAATGAAGAAGAAGCGCAGGTTCATGAGCGGTACATAAAGTATGGCTGCAAAGATCACTGCCGATACCGCTCCTGATGCGCCCAGGCTGCGATAGCTGCTATCGTCCTTATGTTTGGCATAGGTGGGTAGCAGACAGAAGAAAAGAGATGATATATAAAGAAGGAGATAGAATATTTTACCCATTTGTCCAAATACAGCCAGGAAAGCCTGCTCCAGTTGTGTGCCGAAAAGATACAATGCCCACATGTTGAAGATGAGGTGGGCCCAGTCTGCGTGGATCAGTCCGCAACTGAAGAAGCGGTACCATTGCTTATCATAGGTTACAGATGGGGGATAGAAGATAAGGTCGTCGTACACTTTTCCATTGGTGAATGCGGTGAACGACACGATACAGGTAATGATGATTATTATTAGCGTAATGCTCATTGAATGACTGTTAAGAAACAAATCTACTTAAAATGTAGAATATTCATACCCGTGTGGAATACAAGAGGATTTTGGTGGATATAATTATTTATGATGATATTTTTCATTCCTTGTGATGGTGCATGCGCGATAGATCTGTTCTGCCAGTATCAGTCTTACCAGTTGATGGGGGAATACGAGTTGACTTAAGCTCCATTGATAGTTCGAACGTTTCATAACCGCTTCATCGATCCCATAAGCTCCGCCGATTAAAAAGACAAGATTCTTCACCCGATCAGCCGCCCTGGTCTCAATGAACTGAGCCAGTTTTTCAGAACTGAATTGTTTGCCGCGTTCGTCGAGTGCAACCAGGTAATCATCTTTCTGGAGCATGTTGAGGATGATCTCGCCTTCTTTTTTCTTGAGGTCTGATTCGCTGAGTGTGGCGGCATTCCTGGGGCCGGGAATGATATTCCATTGAACGGGGTAATAGTTGGAGATACGATTGGTGAAGTCTTCAATGCCCTGCAGTACATAAGGCTCATGTTTTTTTCCGATGGTCCAGAACTGGAATTTCATGGAGTAAAAATAATTAGAAAAAAATTGAACCGGGCTGCAGCATTCTCCTTTTACATTATTGGCTATGATTATTTTTTTAGCGATCTGGCTATAAAGTTTCAATATTGCCATGCAGGAGAAGCCAAAGCCTTTACCCTTGCTGGGCCTGCATTTTCAGCGATGGTTCAGCTGGCTTTAAGCATGGCGCTCAATATTTTATCAAAAAAACCGGGAAATCTGTTTGTTGAAATAAAGAATATCCCTATTTTTGCACCCCGCTGATGACAAAAAGAAGTCAGTGAGAATCAAAAGGCTCCGTAGCTCAACTGAATAGAGCATCTGACTACGGATCAGAAGGTTTCAGGTTTGAATCCTGACGGAGTCACAAAAAAGGAAAAGGTCAATTGATCTTTTCCTTTTTTATTGTGATGAATTTCAACCACGCCCCCTCATACCATGAGAAATCCGCTACAAATTTCCCCGGGGTTCTCCACTGATTTCTAATGAAGTCATTAAACCCGTCTGGTTGGAGAGGTAATTAGTACAATTAATGTCATTAGTTTAGAACTTATATAGTAGTTTGCGATAAATAACCCCGGTAATTGAAGATACTTGTCGCCTAACCAAATACATAATGAACAGGAATTGCTTCTTCGTATTGCCGAAGGGGACGAAAAAGCATTCAGGGTATTGTTCGATCAATATTGGGAACCATTGTATGCAGCCACGCTTACCCTTGTAAAAGCCAAAGAACCGGCCAGGGATCTGTTGCAGGAGGTATTTCTGAAAATATGGAATCTTCGTACACAGTTACCGGAAAAAGAGAATGTAAGGAATTTCATTTACATCGTTGCGCGAAATCATATCTACAACGAGCTGCGTAAAAAAAGCCATGAAGAGGCCTTCACAGAAAGTATCATCCGGCATTTTGCTGAAAAATCTGACAGCGCGCTCGAACAGCTTATTCACAAAGAAGCAAGGCAGGTGCTGAATGAAGCTGTAAGTCAGTTACCAGAGCAACAGCGCCTGGTTTACCAGCTTGCCCGGGAGCAGGGTTTGAGCCAGCAGGAAATAGCTTCGAGGCTTCAAAT
This portion of the Pseudobacter ginsenosidimutans genome encodes:
- a CDS encoding RNA polymerase sigma factor, coding for MSPNQIHNEQELLLRIAEGDEKAFRVLFDQYWEPLYAATLTLVKAKEPARDLLQEVFLKIWNLRTQLPEKENVRNFIYIVARNHIYNELRKKSHEEAFTESIIRHFAEKSDSALEQLIHKEARQVLNEAVSQLPEQQRLVYQLAREQGLSQQEIASRLQISLSTVKTHMSRALTAIRDYILQQAHVAILLQILVGELF
- a CDS encoding 23S rRNA (pseudouridine(1915)-N(3))-methyltransferase RlmH, encoding MKFQFWTIGKKHEPYVLQGIEDFTNRISNYYPVQWNIIPGPRNAATLSESDLKKKEGEIILNMLQKDDYLVALDERGKQFSSEKLAQFIETRAADRVKNLVFLIGGAYGIDEAVMKRSNYQWSLSQLVFPHQLVRLILAEQIYRACTITRNEKYHHK
- a CDS encoding rhomboid family intramembrane serine protease translates to MSITLIIIIITCIVSFTAFTNGKVYDDLIFYPPSVTYDKQWYRFFSCGLIHADWAHLIFNMWALYLFGTQLEQAFLAVFGQMGKIFYLLLYISSLFFCLLPTYAKHKDDSSYRSLGASGAVSAVIFAAILYVPLMNLRFFFIPIDIKGFIFGALYLIISSYMDKRGGDNVNHSAHIYGGLYGIAFFIVMAYAFSDYPVFQMFIAQIQSWLGSF